The Bacteroidota bacterium genome contains a region encoding:
- a CDS encoding gliding motility-associated C-terminal domain-containing protein: MMKKIIGLLIFNLLLLNCFATHNRAGEITFRQTGTLSFEITITTFTYSLSPADRNELEVQWGDNTSSIAPRVSKIYLPNHYIHNTYITSHIFPGPGIYEVLVQDPNRNYGVVNIPGSVNVIFSIKSTLFINPQVGKNDGVVLMNPPIDKAAVHHIFIHNPAAYSPDGDSISYKLTTCTAENGIPIANYTFPKASDTLYIDPVKGDLVWNAPVDTGIYNIAFNIETWRNGSKIGNVVRDMQIEVHNVKNQPPVNGPLSDKCVVAGNTLDFDITSTDADKDSIQLTATGGPFAQTTSPATFKITSSQLGAVVGKFHWQTDYNQARKQPYSVVVKSTDNSKEMQLVDIDDFNIHVVAPAPKNVQTLPGNNAILVKWAHSPCSNVTGYEIFRKEKTSDYKPDSCQTGLPASSGFTLVGTTKGINDTIFLDTNQSSGGLLQGIQYCYRIVAVLSDGAQSFPSDENCGMLVPGNPALTEASVTKVDDVNGSVFLAWAKPRGLDTIPAPGPYEYLVYRSNDLWGQNFTLIHTFQTADLNDTIYTDTGLNTRQYPYSYKVELYNNAVGNRFLIGTPEIASTFYPDLMPADNQVTISMKKNVPWVNTEYDIYRLNNTTQQYDSVGVTNAEVFVDKNLVNGVKYCYQIKSKGWRPSHNIVFNNLNWSHINCTTPLDTVAPCPPSLEVRTNCDSLYNRLVWTNPNHFCPGSEVVKYNLYFKNSLKGEFAKFDSVTSPDDTVYFHRNPDSISGCYAVTAVDSVGNESRMSVIGCVDECMYYDLPNVFTPNNDTHNDFFKAVNRNNYVKKVDMKIYNRWGQLVFHTSNPDIMWNGTVMNSNKVASPGVYYYSCDVYENRLSGEEVRNMVGFVHVYSGSSNTGGE, from the coding sequence ATGATGAAAAAAATTATTGGTTTACTGATTTTTAACCTTTTACTGTTGAATTGTTTTGCTACGCACAACCGGGCTGGTGAAATAACTTTCAGGCAGACTGGCACTTTGAGCTTTGAAATAACTATAACAACTTTTACTTACTCACTGAGCCCTGCCGACAGAAACGAACTGGAAGTTCAATGGGGTGATAATACCAGTAGTATAGCTCCCAGAGTTTCAAAAATTTATCTTCCTAACCATTACATTCACAATACTTATATTACTTCGCATATTTTCCCTGGCCCAGGGATTTATGAAGTACTGGTGCAGGATCCCAACCGGAATTATGGGGTTGTGAATATACCTGGATCGGTCAACGTGATTTTTTCTATAAAATCCACCCTCTTTATTAATCCGCAGGTGGGTAAAAATGATGGGGTCGTTTTGATGAACCCCCCAATTGATAAGGCTGCAGTCCATCATATATTTATACATAATCCTGCTGCCTACTCTCCGGACGGAGATAGTATTTCTTATAAATTAACAACTTGTACCGCTGAAAATGGAATACCTATTGCCAATTATACATTTCCAAAGGCCAGTGATACTTTGTATATCGATCCCGTAAAGGGCGATTTGGTGTGGAATGCTCCTGTCGATACGGGTATTTATAACATTGCATTTAATATTGAAACCTGGCGCAACGGTTCAAAGATAGGGAATGTGGTGCGCGATATGCAGATTGAAGTTCATAATGTAAAAAATCAACCCCCTGTAAACGGGCCTTTAAGTGATAAATGTGTGGTGGCCGGGAATACACTGGATTTTGACATTACAAGTACTGATGCAGATAAGGACTCTATCCAATTGACGGCAACCGGCGGTCCTTTTGCTCAGACCACCAGTCCTGCCACATTTAAGATAACCAGCAGCCAGTTGGGGGCGGTTGTCGGCAAATTCCATTGGCAAACGGATTACAACCAGGCGCGAAAGCAACCTTATTCTGTTGTGGTGAAATCCACAGATAACAGCAAGGAGATGCAACTGGTAGATATTGATGATTTTAATATTCATGTTGTGGCTCCTGCCCCTAAAAATGTCCAGACTTTACCCGGCAACAATGCAATTTTGGTCAAATGGGCCCATAGCCCATGCTCAAATGTTACGGGTTATGAAATTTTCAGGAAGGAAAAAACATCGGATTATAAACCGGATAGCTGTCAGACCGGACTTCCCGCATCCAGTGGATTTACCCTGGTTGGAACTACAAAGGGAATCAATGATACAATTTTCCTGGATACGAATCAGAGTTCAGGGGGATTGTTGCAGGGAATACAATATTGTTACCGCATTGTGGCTGTTTTGTCTGATGGTGCTCAAAGTTTTCCTTCTGACGAAAATTGCGGTATGTTGGTGCCCGGAAATCCGGCATTAACTGAAGCCAGCGTTACTAAGGTAGATGATGTTAACGGCTCTGTCTTTCTGGCCTGGGCAAAGCCCCGAGGGCTTGATACCATTCCTGCCCCTGGGCCTTATGAATATCTTGTTTACCGATCGAATGACCTTTGGGGCCAAAATTTTACACTGATACATACTTTTCAAACCGCCGACCTGAACGATACCATTTATACAGATACGGGCTTGAACACCAGGCAGTATCCTTATTCTTATAAGGTTGAATTATATAACAATGCGGTGGGAAACCGCTTTCTGATCGGAACCCCTGAAATTGCTTCCACTTTTTATCCTGATTTAATGCCAGCTGACAATCAGGTGACTATTTCCATGAAGAAAAATGTTCCGTGGGTCAATACGGAGTATGATATTTACCGGTTGAATAATACTACCCAGCAGTATGATTCTGTTGGGGTGACCAATGCTGAAGTATTTGTAGATAAAAACCTTGTTAATGGAGTAAAATATTGTTATCAGATAAAGAGCAAGGGTTGGCGTCCTTCCCATAATATTGTCTTTAATAATCTGAACTGGTCGCATATCAATTGTACTACACCATTGGACACTGTGGCTCCCTGTCCCCCTTCCCTCGAAGTGAGAACCAATTGCGACAGTTTATACAACCGTTTGGTCTGGACAAATCCAAATCATTTTTGTCCGGGCAGTGAGGTGGTGAAATATAATTTATATTTTAAAAATTCATTGAAAGGTGAATTTGCCAAATTTGATTCTGTTACTTCCCCTGATGATACGGTATATTTTCATCGTAATCCTGACAGCATTTCGGGATGCTATGCGGTGACTGCAGTTGATTCTGTGGGGAACGAAAGCAGAATGTCGGTAATAGGCTGCGTGGACGAGTGTATGTACTACGATTTGCCCAATGTGTTCACCCCTAATAATGATACACATAATGATTTTTTCAAGGCTGTCAACCGCAACAATTATGTAAAGAAAGTGGATATGAAAATTTATAACCGTTGGGGACAACTGGTGTTCCATACTTCCAATCCGGATATTATGTGGAATGGAACTGTCATGAACAGCAATAAAGTGGCTTCTCCCGGCGTTTATTATTATAGTTGTGATGTGTATGAAAACCGGCTTTCTGGCGAAGAAGTCCGAAATATGGTCGGTTTTGTTCATGTTTATTCCGGCAGTTCAAATACCGGTGGTGAATAA
- the araA gene encoding L-arabinose isomerase has protein sequence MINLKKFEVWFVTGSQHLYGEETLRTVDKHSKEIAEGLSSSIKIPVTVVFKPVLTTPEAIYNLCIEANSAKNCIGLITWMHTFSPAKMWISGLKALQKPVCHLHTQYNRDLPWGEIDMDFMNLNQSAHGDREFGFIMTRMRLNRKVVVGYWQDQDVQERIGVWARAAAGWHDMQGAKVARFGDNMRDVAVTDGDKVEAQKQFGYSVSYYGIGDLVALVNQVSEADVDRQVNQYFEEYKVAGSLTKDSKSLRESARIELGLRAFLEKGNFKAFTTNFEDLYGLAQLPGIAVQRLMADGYGFGAEGDWKTAMLLRTMKVMSAGLEGGTSFMEDYTYNLAPGNMKILVAHMLEVCPSIAESKPSLEVHPLGIGGKDDPARLVFNVAPGAAVAASLIDLGNRFRLIVSDVDVVKPDADLPKLPVARAVWVPRPNLQVGAAAWIYAGGAHHTSFSKALTSEYMEDFANMAGIEFVSIGKDTKISELNKELRANEVYYWLANGLH, from the coding sequence ATGATTAATTTGAAAAAATTTGAAGTCTGGTTCGTTACAGGAAGCCAGCATCTTTATGGAGAAGAAACTTTACGCACAGTTGATAAACATTCTAAAGAAATTGCGGAAGGTCTTTCCAGTTCAATAAAAATACCGGTTACTGTAGTCTTTAAACCTGTATTGACTACGCCTGAGGCTATTTATAATTTATGCATTGAAGCCAATTCAGCTAAAAACTGTATTGGACTTATTACCTGGATGCACACGTTTTCACCTGCAAAAATGTGGATCTCCGGTTTAAAAGCTTTGCAAAAACCGGTATGCCACTTGCATACTCAGTATAACCGGGATCTTCCCTGGGGTGAAATAGATATGGATTTCATGAACCTTAACCAATCTGCACACGGTGACCGTGAGTTCGGTTTTATCATGACCCGCATGCGCCTTAACCGCAAAGTTGTGGTTGGATATTGGCAAGATCAGGATGTACAGGAACGTATCGGTGTATGGGCCCGTGCTGCTGCCGGATGGCATGATATGCAAGGCGCTAAGGTTGCCCGTTTTGGCGATAATATGAGAGATGTCGCTGTTACCGATGGAGACAAAGTTGAGGCACAAAAACAATTTGGCTATTCCGTCAGTTATTATGGAATCGGTGATTTGGTGGCACTTGTCAATCAGGTTTCTGAAGCTGATGTTGATCGGCAGGTAAATCAATATTTCGAGGAGTATAAAGTTGCAGGTTCGTTGACAAAAGACAGCAAATCCCTTCGTGAATCTGCCCGTATTGAATTAGGTTTACGTGCATTTTTGGAAAAGGGCAATTTTAAAGCCTTTACTACCAATTTTGAGGATCTCTATGGCCTTGCCCAGCTTCCCGGTATTGCCGTTCAACGTTTGATGGCTGATGGCTATGGTTTTGGCGCTGAAGGTGACTGGAAAACCGCAATGCTTCTCAGGACGATGAAGGTAATGTCGGCCGGATTAGAGGGCGGAACTTCCTTTATGGAAGATTATACCTATAATCTTGCACCCGGAAATATGAAGATACTGGTGGCTCATATGCTCGAAGTTTGCCCGTCAATTGCTGAATCCAAACCTTCTCTGGAAGTTCATCCTTTAGGTATTGGTGGAAAAGATGATCCCGCCCGTCTGGTATTTAATGTTGCTCCCGGGGCTGCCGTTGCTGCTTCATTGATAGATCTGGGTAACCGTTTCCGTTTGATCGTAAGCGATGTGGATGTTGTTAAGCCTGATGCCGATTTGCCAAAGCTTCCTGTTGCCCGTGCGGTATGGGTTCCCCGTCCTAATTTACAGGTTGGGGCTGCTGCCTGGATATATGCAGGTGGCGCTCACCATACTTCTTTCTCAAAAGCACTGACTTCAGAATATATGGAAGATTTTGCCAATATGGCTGGAATTGAATTCGTTTCTATTGGAAAGGATACCAAGATTTCTGAATTGAATAAGGAACTCAGGGCCAATGAAGTATATTATTGGCTTGCAAATGGTTTACACTAG
- a CDS encoding tetratricopeptide repeat protein — protein MMSRSFKYFLILFATLVLPCRAQTVDDNYLKGMACLMKNKPEAAIEYFSVFISQNPNSAAGFMKRADCYYKLRNYNQAVNDYLKAEEITRGIASYSLAKTYSQTGDFAQACSCLEKHLQSKYKKSQSELKLDKAFDPLQNSKKWIELWKKDWYTSSEMAISDAVYLMKNSKYTEALDELNKAIEEKGSIGNLFACRAKVYEAMENLKNALDDYDKALSLSPGNNEYLQQRAGVLMKLNRNEEALSDLNRALALDPAQFPLYLKRADVASKLNQYDRAKEDVNFFLKYFENDSSAIYCAGMIYYNNGNYVEALGYFNKNLQNIHNNPAYFEARANTYLKSGAFNFASKDYSMALDLDPRNSDLYLCKGKALSSMQMTKDACYFWQKAVQYGNREAIELYNKNCR, from the coding sequence ATGATGAGCAGAAGTTTTAAATACTTTCTTATTCTTTTTGCGACTCTTGTTTTACCCTGCAGGGCTCAGACTGTAGATGATAATTACCTGAAAGGGATGGCTTGTTTGATGAAAAACAAACCGGAAGCTGCAATTGAATATTTTTCAGTATTTATTTCACAAAATCCCAATTCTGCTGCCGGTTTTATGAAACGTGCCGATTGTTATTACAAGTTACGCAATTATAACCAGGCTGTTAATGATTATCTGAAAGCTGAAGAAATCACCAGGGGTATTGCATCCTATTCATTGGCAAAAACTTATAGCCAAACCGGTGATTTTGCTCAGGCCTGTTCTTGTCTGGAAAAGCATCTGCAGTCAAAGTATAAAAAATCACAGAGTGAGCTCAAGCTGGATAAGGCTTTTGATCCTCTTCAAAATTCAAAGAAATGGATTGAACTGTGGAAAAAAGACTGGTACACCTCATCTGAAATGGCAATAAGTGATGCCGTATATTTGATGAAAAATTCAAAATATACGGAAGCTTTGGATGAACTGAATAAAGCTATTGAAGAAAAGGGTTCCATAGGAAACCTTTTTGCCTGCCGGGCTAAGGTTTACGAAGCTATGGAAAATTTAAAAAATGCCCTTGACGACTATGATAAGGCACTTTCCCTTTCTCCGGGGAATAATGAATATTTGCAGCAAAGGGCCGGTGTTTTGATGAAGCTGAATCGCAATGAAGAGGCTCTTAGCGATCTCAACAGGGCTTTAGCTTTGGATCCTGCTCAATTTCCGCTGTATTTGAAACGTGCCGATGTTGCCTCCAAATTAAATCAATACGACAGAGCTAAGGAAGATGTTAATTTCTTTCTTAAATATTTTGAAAATGATTCCTCTGCAATTTACTGTGCCGGAATGATCTATTACAATAATGGGAATTACGTGGAGGCTTTGGGCTATTTCAATAAAAATCTTCAGAATATCCATAATAATCCGGCCTATTTCGAGGCCAGAGCTAATACTTATCTGAAGTCTGGAGCTTTTAATTTTGCTTCAAAGGATTATTCCATGGCACTTGATTTGGATCCCCGCAATTCTGATCTTTATCTTTGCAAAGGAAAAGCCCTGTCTTCCATGCAGATGACTAAAGATGCTTGTTATTTTTGGCAGAAGGCCGTTCAATACGGGAACAGGGAAGCAATAGAACTTTATAACAAGAATTGCAGGTAA
- a CDS encoding YggS family pyridoxal phosphate-dependent enzyme produces the protein MSISENIKHILSELPANVRLVAVSKTKPCEDILEAYNGGQRIFGENKVQEMTTKQEQLPSDIEWHMIGHLQTNKVKYIAPYVSLIHSVDSLHLLEAINKEAMKHNRIIDCLLQIHIATEETKFGFDDTELNQALSSPEFAELKNVRIVGLMGMATNTDDTIKIHHEFGHLHQLFQDIKKAYYPESGYFKELSMGMSGDYKIAIEEGSTLVRIGSAIFGARNYPLH, from the coding sequence ATGAGTATTTCTGAGAATATTAAACACATATTATCTGAGCTTCCGGCGAACGTCAGGCTGGTTGCAGTATCGAAAACGAAACCCTGTGAAGATATTCTTGAGGCTTACAATGGTGGTCAAAGAATTTTTGGTGAGAACAAAGTTCAGGAGATGACCACCAAGCAGGAACAATTGCCATCAGATATTGAATGGCACATGATAGGCCATTTGCAAACCAATAAAGTTAAATATATTGCCCCCTATGTATCACTTATCCATTCTGTAGACAGCTTGCATTTGTTGGAAGCCATCAATAAAGAAGCCATGAAACATAACCGGATCATTGATTGCCTTTTACAAATTCATATTGCCACAGAGGAAACGAAATTTGGCTTTGATGATACTGAACTAAATCAGGCACTTTCTTCCCCCGAATTTGCAGAACTAAAAAACGTTCGTATTGTAGGATTAATGGGAATGGCCACCAACACTGATGATACAATCAAGATTCACCATGAATTCGGCCATCTTCACCAATTATTCCAGGACATTAAAAAGGCATACTATCCGGAATCCGGCTATTTCAAAGAATTATCCATGGGCATGAGCGGAGATTACAAAATAGCCATTGAGGAAGGAAGCACCCTGGTAAGGATAGGGAGTGCAATTTTCGGAGCCAGGAATTACCCCCTCCATTAA
- the rhaB gene encoding rhamnulokinase, protein MDTHHFIAFDFGAESGRCILGSLSNNKISLREISRFPTGMMTVGEHFHWNIFRLYEEMKKSLRICAAEKVNIESMALDTWGVDYSLVASDGSILSVPYAYRDPRTNGAMESLFKIMPREKIYELTGIQFLQLNTLFQLHAQKKDKSPLLDVATDLLFMPDTFNYLFTGIKKSEFTFATTSQLYNPVKKNWDPEIFKALGINIDIMQDIVKPGTVLGDLSERICKETGIDHMLVTAVASHDTGSAIVSIPAEDENFAYISSGTWSLMGIETHEPIISDKSLKYNFTNEGGAEGTFRFLKNIMGLWLVQECKHAWASKNYTYPQLVEIAQEAEPFKCLIDPDANDFLNPENMPEAIRNYCKKTGQPVPDSDAQIVRCVFESLALKYREVMDQLKELAVKPINKLHIIGGGTQNELLCQYAANATGVQVVTGPAEATATGNIMMQALALGYVKSLPEIRKIIKNSFDYKTYQPQKTADWNNAYHKFLSIINK, encoded by the coding sequence ATGGACACACATCATTTTATTGCCTTTGATTTCGGTGCAGAGAGCGGTCGTTGTATTCTTGGATCGTTGAGCAACAATAAAATCTCTCTCAGAGAAATCAGTCGTTTTCCTACCGGAATGATGACCGTGGGCGAGCACTTTCACTGGAACATATTCAGGCTTTATGAAGAAATGAAGAAGAGTCTTAGAATTTGCGCTGCTGAAAAAGTAAATATTGAATCAATGGCTCTTGACACCTGGGGCGTTGATTATTCTTTAGTGGCTTCTGACGGTTCCATTCTGAGTGTGCCTTATGCTTATAGGGATCCTCGCACCAATGGAGCAATGGAAAGTCTTTTTAAAATTATGCCTCGTGAAAAAATATATGAACTCACCGGTATTCAATTTTTGCAGTTAAATACCTTATTCCAGTTACACGCTCAAAAAAAAGACAAATCTCCTTTGTTGGATGTGGCCACAGATCTGCTATTTATGCCTGATACCTTTAATTACCTGTTTACCGGAATTAAAAAGTCTGAATTTACCTTTGCCACTACTTCACAATTGTACAATCCAGTCAAGAAAAATTGGGATCCTGAGATATTTAAAGCTCTGGGCATCAATATTGATATTATGCAGGATATAGTAAAACCCGGTACTGTTTTGGGCGATCTGAGCGAGCGTATTTGCAAGGAAACGGGAATTGACCATATGCTTGTTACCGCAGTTGCTTCACATGATACCGGTTCTGCCATTGTTTCTATTCCTGCTGAAGATGAGAATTTTGCCTATATCAGCAGTGGAACATGGTCATTGATGGGTATTGAAACTCATGAGCCTATTATTTCCGATAAAAGTCTGAAATACAATTTCACCAATGAAGGTGGTGCTGAAGGTACTTTCCGCTTTTTGAAAAATATCATGGGTTTATGGTTGGTCCAGGAATGTAAACATGCCTGGGCATCAAAGAATTACACCTATCCACAGCTGGTGGAAATTGCCCAGGAAGCCGAACCGTTTAAATGTCTGATCGATCCGGATGCAAATGACTTCCTGAATCCTGAAAATATGCCTGAAGCTATTCGTAACTACTGCAAGAAAACCGGACAGCCTGTACCTGATTCTGACGCACAGATCGTCCGTTGCGTTTTCGAAAGCCTTGCCCTGAAATACCGTGAAGTCATGGATCAGCTCAAGGAATTAGCTGTCAAACCTATTAATAAGCTTCATATAATTGGCGGAGGTACCCAAAATGAACTGCTTTGCCAGTATGCAGCAAATGCCACAGGGGTACAGGTAGTTACAGGTCCTGCCGAAGCAACAGCCACCGGTAATATTATGATGCAGGCATTGGCCTTGGGATATGTGAAATCGTTGCCTGAAATCCGTAAGATTATTAAAAATTCTTTCGATTATAAAACATACCAACCACAAAAGACTGCTGATTGGAATAATGCATATCATAAATTTTTGTCAATCATCAACAAATAA